The genomic DNA ATTTGATTTGAGAGCTTCGGCAGCAATTGCCATAAGATCTTTCGATAAATTGATCCCGCATTTTCCTTGCGCATCCTCTTCTTCATAAACACATCTATAGGCCTTATCATCTCCTCCTTTGTGTGTTCGGACAATTCTAACCAACCGATACTTGGCTCGAGTTCTTTCGCGACGCTTGTTTGATAGCAACAAGGCCGCACCTCCCATACGAAACAAGCAATTCGGAAGTAGCATGGCGCGCTCATTACCTTGATAATAATTGGGTGTAATTATCTCGGTACTTACAACAAGAGCATTAGAATTCGGATGTGTTTGAAGTAAATCACGAGCCAAATCGATAGAAATTAAACCAGCACTACATCCCATACCGGACAAATTAAAGCTCCTCACATTACTCCTCAATTTGTACTTGTTCACAATCATCGCTGACAAAGACGGAGTAGGCGAGAACAAGCTACAATTGACGATCAAAATATCAATATCTTTCGGCTTTAGGCCTGTTTTCTGGAACAAGGAATCGATGCTCGAGAAAATAACAAGCTCCGCTTCGCCACGTGCAGCTTCCATAGTTGGTTTAGGAGGAATGTAATGAATAGCAGGAGGTAGACAAGTTTCTTCCCCTAGTCCAGACCGCTCCAAAATGCGCATCTGAAAATCGACTGATTTAGGGTTGTCTTTCAGAATGAGCCTCGAATGTTCCATAAATGTCGCGAACGGGACTCTAAAGGTGACTGGAGGCTTGTAACACGCGTAGTCTACTAAGTAAATCGATCGGGGCTTGGACATGAAATAGACTGTTGAGATGAAAATGATGAGAAAAGTGGAGCAAAGGACCTGGAGAGTGTCAAGCTGAATAGACTGCAACATCTGTACGAGTTCATTCGGGCCGATTCGGAGAATTTCGAGAGAAATGGAGGCTATGATTGGGATAAGTAGTAAGGTAAGAATGTGGTTGATGAGGTATTGGTACCCAAGTTTAACATACTTGAGCCTCACGGAGTTGGTGAAATTGGGCAATATTTGGGGCATTTTGATATCAGGTTGATAAAAGTATAATATATTTACAGAACTTATTGAGGTATGAAGGAAGGAAAGATGCAGAAAGGAAGATAAAAGGGATGCAATATGATAAAGTGAGAGGAGAGGGAAGGTGGGAGATTTAAAGGCCTAATAAAATGAGATGAAAGGAGGGGCAATCAATATGAGGCAGATGAGAaaatttaatgatccaaaactTCACCTTCATACTGCTCTCCTAATTAGCTATAGCTAGCTGTCTTTTATTGTCAGTCATCACAactaatttataaatattaattataatttaagtAAGCCTGTCTTTATTTACaacaaaaaataaattttatctaGTATAGCCTCCAGGCCAATTCCAGAGAACTGAACCTGATATTGTATTATGAAGACTGGAATACAGTAGCAAGGATAGCAAAGTGTGCGAAATTGCTGCTGCATAACATCCATTAATTTTTCATGCAACGTCAAAGATAGGTAAACTTTCATCTCGCACAGTCTTGAGTACACTACAAGAATAAAGGATCATAAACAATCGGAAAAAAATATGGTTGCAAATGGCCCCTGTTGGTCGAAAAATATATGAGTGTAATGGTCATGAGTCATGACCAAACCTAAAAGCATTAGCTAGGTTTGAACTCGGACTTAGGATAAACTCATCTTATCATTATAAGTTATTTTACGTACTTTCAATTATAAGTGACTTATAAGCCGAGTCAACCAattgaaatattttgaattacAAATTTGAAATTCTTAGTTGGGCTTAACTAGAACGTGATAAGGTGGATTTTCGGTTCAAACATACGATGAATCAAATCAACTTAGGTTTTGGTAGAATCGAAATTCATAAGTTAAGTCGAGAGTGGATCAAATTTGTTAATGTATAGGGATTAAATATGTACATGGTAATAGAAATAAAACATATGAAAGACATAAAATAGGAAAAGCTGTAAAGGCAGGAAAGTGGTGAAAGAGCATGAAAGTGTTAAATATTGGTAACTGTCCAAAAACAAAAGGTGCATGTTTGTCTAAATTGTTGATTTACAGCATCATAAACTGAATGTGTGGCGCAAAAAGCTACTGCTCATCTGCAGTCATGCATGCTCAATGAAGTTAGTGTTGTAGTAAATTTTAGTTGGATGTTACATCAATACGTGGGGTTTCAATCCCACACTGACCTTAATCACATTTTAACTCTAATTTTTCTTTCGGCAAGTGCATGCGAGCGAGCAGTGACAGATCGCTATTAATATTTCCATCACCAAAGAAAGTTAAGATGCTCGACTATTTTACAACTGTACAAGTCCAATGTGTAACGTGATGAACCAGAGGTGTGGTGAACTGAAACTCAATTATTCGATTAGGAGAAATAAATGAGGTACGTATATAGATAATCTAAGAGGCATTGGGATCTGATGGAAAATCGGAATTGGAAATAAGAATGAAATAAATTAAAATGATATGAAATTTTAAAAACTTGCAAAGTTATGATTTAGATTCTGGATGGAATGAGgttctcattctatatatcaaGAATATTAGTCAAATTACTATGAGATTGTTATTTCGATTCCAGTTAAAAGGACTCATTAACCCACATGAACCAAACTGTCCCTAAATCTAAATGTGATTGCGTGCATGTGTGTCGAAACATGAGAGGGGTGTTCCTATGTTGAGTATGGGGGGGATGCAAATGCAAGTCACATTTATAAGGTTTGTGGCATGTACATTCGTTACAAGTGGCGACTTCGTCTTGTAAACAAAGGGGACCAGTGGATTATAGACCCCTGCACTTCATGTATGTGTAAGATATTGACTATAAATTTGGTCGATCACTTATTTGCGATCTAAATTAATAATCGAATTTAAGGCAATGGGAAAGAAGTTTAATTGATTATTGAATTAGTTATCGTATTCGTATCCTTTTCTTTTCTTGTAGTGCAATTACTTAATATGTACCTGCATGATAACAATGCCTTCTACTTTTGGTCAATGACCTTTTACCCGGAGACTTGGAAACATACAAAACTGAGAAATTATCATCTATCTAGATTAGTTTCATTTTCAGTTATCCAACAAAGCAAACTAAAACAGCCACTTAAAATATTTAGCAGATATAAAACAAGTTATTTGTCAAGTGTTGATACTAAAATCTGTTGTGGCAAATGGATCTACTAATAGTCCGAAGACACCTATAACTGCTTGTTTTAGTAATGTAAAGTACCAAATGATCACCATCTATCATAATACTACCACCCTCCACCTCCTAATTATTAATTAGCTTAATCCTAATTCTATTTCGGTAACTAAAAACAACACTACTAATAATTGAAATACAACCACTTTTGCCCGCTCTTAATTAAGTAATCAAGACTgctaaattattaaaattgttGCTTAGCCCTTTTGTCGTAGACTTGTAGGGTTTTTTCCTTATTGTACAGGAATAGAAACCAGTAACGTGCTGGGACTTGGTGATCTTTGTGATTATTCAAAAAGAATGCGGAAGAAGTGCCATgtatattttgtttttttttttaattttccgGGTGAAATTAATTATAGCAAAATTatccaaaatattattttttaagttttttttttacaattttaataTATACTGAATTTGTTTGCAAAAATACAGAATCAAACAAAGTCAAGCATACATGCAACTATTAAATCGAGTTTTTTTGTTGCATTTGAAATTGTACGAGTTTGCATGAAATTGTAGAAACTTTTCGAATATTGCATCTAGTTGAACCGAGTTATAGAAAAtcgtatttttacaaaaaaaattaaaaaaaatattatttttgtaaataaaagattttttttgtattttttttaataatgaCTGTATTTTGACAAAAATATTTTTGATCTTGGATATTTTTCAAAAAAGCTCTAATTCATATGAACAAGTTagaaaaaatgataaaaataatgattttttaaaaaaatagcaAAAATAATCATTCTGAAAAAATGATTACTTTTATCATAATTTGTATAAGATACTCTATTGTTAGCGGAGTATTTCATATATGAGATACTCCTAGATGAAATATTCAATTTATACGAGATATCCAAGCTAAGTTTCATATATGAAATATCAACTGTCAATTGAGTATTACATACAAATTGGGATAATTAACTGTCAATTGAGTATTATATACAGATTGGATAATCAACTGACAGTACATTATTTGATCGGCTAAAATTGACTATTTTTTTAAGTATAGTTATTTtgttaatttttcaaaaaaatgattatttttattattttctaaaagACAACCTTATCGTAAAGCAAATAACTACCGACTGGTCAAATTAATTAGCTTCGTTTAACTAGTTCATTTAACACATTGAAGAATCGATTCTGCGGTTACAAGGTCTACTCATAACTGATACTAAATCACAACCATACGAATAATACGGTAGTGTGGAAAAATAATAAAGACGAAACCCTGGAGGGACCTTATATAAGTACATATGTTGATATATATACCTGTCAAACTAAGACATGCATCGCCAAGTTGCATGTATACTAAAATTATATAAATGTGCTTTTATTTAAAACAACCCAATTTTACATATTCCTGTAGTTATAAATGAGGGGCGGAGGGAGTAATATTTTATAGTGGAAATGTAGTCATTATTGGCTCGGAAATTTTTctaattgtaaatattaaatGTTAAGAAATATTAGGTCTACAAAATTGatttctaaaataaaataaacccCGTGTACCTGTAATATCTTCAACACACTCTCATGAATTTTAAGAGTTTAATTCTACTCGATCAAATTTCACTCTTAACTATATTAtgcaataattaataaaaaaaaatatatatataattaataatatatatttactCTTAAATATTTGATTAATCTGATGtgtttaataaaatataaaaaaataatttattaaactaaataaattaagtaaaaagaaaatataataattaatcaaattataaaatcggtaatttttaaaataaaccAGTTTACTGTCAACTATTTGACGCAATGGTTGGTAATAATAAATGCAGTTACACGAAGCCGTTTCATGTGCCTATTCCTGGTTTGACTCTTAACACTGCTCAGACTCAGAGTCATCCATCTCCTTAAGTAGTGTGTACCTACAAAATTTGGATGTGTCAACTGCTGACCTGATTACATATTCATATCAACTTCTTGGCTATTAATTATGATATCTCAACAAAGACAAGGAAGGAGATATATGTAGGTATCtggttttttaatttttttaaaattgtggCGTGTATATAAATTTAAAGGAGATATTGTATTTGGACTTTTTTAATTTACTTAGGTGTAATAAATCATGAACAATCTAGTTGTGGACTTGTGGGGCGAATAGAAATCTTCCAAACTTCATTACTAGATCTAATTAGCTTCGTTTGACTtgttcattttttttaaaaaaaatatccAAGAATTAATCCTGCAGTTAGAAGTCAACTTATTATAATAATTCATAAATCGCAACCACACGAATAAGACAGCGTGCCAAAGAAGCAACCGAGGAGGGACCTTGTGATTTGTGAGTACTGAGCACATACATATATTGATATACTTTCAATATTGATATATTGAAGGTAGGTGGATTAATTTTCATTTAACAAATAAAAATTTCTGacattttttaattattttgaaaactAGTTTTTTATCATTAGAATTTTTCTAAGTGTCACTTGTTAGTTTGTGGTATCCTGATGAGCtgagcatatatatatatgtatgtacatTATCATCATCGGAGAAGACTTTAAAAAACCTTATTACCAGCACCTGTGTCCTTTCTCACTTGTTTGTTTGTTTCCGTTCCATTTGAAAGTTTCACTCGAAATGTTCATCTGGGAAAGGCTTAACAGGGAGAATCAAAAAAACACCTCTTCTGTTCCACATGTTGTTTGACTTGTCTCTTCCAACATTTTAATATATCCAAATATCAATACTTCAATACTATATATATAACTGTCAACTTTGGCTgaattatatcctatatataattaaGGGAATTTTGGTGGTATGCTTTGGTCGTTATAAATAGGTTACTCGTGTTAAGATGTATTTGGtggttgtaatatatttatttcatttattcaaatataatattataaaggACCTACAAGGTTATCTTCTACTCCCTCGGTCCCTCCAATTGTTTAATGAGGAAGTgttgcataaaaagtatagttatataatttatttttataattttctttttctgaataaaagttgaatgttttaatttttattcagaaaaacaaaattgtaaaaaaatttacagaactatactttatatgcacgTTAAAATGCGTTCGGACACTTTTTAAAAAATGTAAATAATTGAAAGGGACCGAGGAGTATTTTGTAAGATGTTGCTTCATTTCAGCAACTTACTCTCTTAACCTTTGATATTTTTTGATTCCACAATAAATCATTTGAGATCTCTAAATAGCCAAACATAAAGTGATAGCTTCAGCAAGTTTCACTGGATTTCCTAATTTTAAATATCGATCCCATGCTGCCCTAAAAAATAAGGAATAACATGTACTATAaattaagaagaagaaaataagaaAGAAATGTAAAAATTTACTACaattacaataaataataaagaaatgtaaaaaaatttaaatgatataaaataatattaagaatattatatatataatacacgcaacaattatcttaataaaatTGAATCTAGGTAACAATTAACAAATTATATGCTAATCGCGTTAAAGtatatcatttttttaaaaacaattgAAATGGGTAGGTTTACTTAAAACAAtttgtaaaaaaataattttaatttttttcatataaaataaGAATCACATTAAGATTATAAATATTACAAACGTTTTGTTAGGGAAAATACATATTGCCTTTTAAAAATTTAGAGTACATAAATTTTACAAACACATAGGAAGAAATATAACAATAATAATCATAAAAACTATTCTAATTCAAAATTGAaaaacaaactaataaaacaatTTAAAAGTACTATAACAAAAAAGATGTAAagtattatttttttaaatcattataagaaccaaaaaattatgaaatattgtCGATCCTATTGTGGGTACATTATTCCTATAAAATATTAAAACTatgaagaaatataataataataataataataataataataataaaagtattagaatttaaaattgaccctaataaaaatattatatactAATTTTTATCATATAAAATAAGAAACAGATTTAGATTATATTTAGATATAAATATTACATGCGTTTCGTTTCAATTTGTAAAAAAACTTAAGGAatgtcttttaaaaaatttattgaAATAAGTAACAACAagtaattaattaagaaattgaaccatagttatatattcttaaatgttataaaataatattaaaagtgTTATATAAAATACAAGTAataattatcttaataaaaataaatataagtttaaaTCAACAAATCATTTGGTAGTATCATTTTCTTACAAAAATGGAATGTGTATgtttgattaaaaatatttttaaatagaTAATTCTaatttttatcttataaaataaGGAACACATTTAGATTGTATTTAGATATAAATATTATATGTGTTTTTTCTTCAATGGGAAAATTAaggaatttaaaaaaaaattgagcATATGATTCccataaaacaaaaaaattaggaaaaaatataattataataataataaattattaaaaatcaaaattgaaataaaaatctaataaaatatattcaaAAGTACTATGGCAATTACATGTAaattatttttttccaaaatcaTAAGTGGaattgaaaaattataaaaaaatattaccaGAGATGCAAATCCCAAACAACTTTCAAATTTTTGATCAAACTATACAAGattaagaaatatatatataaataaataaataattacctaaatatattatatgatatgattaaaatattatatttacaaatttataatgtgaaaaaaataaaacattggtagaaataaaatatattataacaCATATGTTATATTTAGGCCATCAATGTCAAATATAATAATACAATAATAACTAAATATTTAAATACAAAAAAAATCAACTTTTGGAAAATACATTATTCATGAaaacataaaatatatataaaaaataattggTCATCATGGCTAAAATGTCATTTCATATTAAGCTCACCCTTACAAAAAAGATAATTTTCACACAAAACTCTAATTGTTTCTAATACATTTATAATATGTAAGTAGTGATGATAAAGAGAAATTAATTAAAGtgaaaatattataatatatcaaaatattgatataattaaaaatataatacataaataaatataaattccAAAAAAATATTAAGATGTAGAGAATCAAATTAACAAAACGGAAAAATATAACATGTAAAATATTATATACTCCTTGACATGTTTAAAAATGTATTATATAcaatataatttaaaaaatataaataagaAAAAATAGTAATAACAAATATGTAAAAATAAATTTCAGTACACTATTTTggtaaaataataataataatcacaTAGATATGCTATCAAAAAAACTTTTAATGTAACTTTAAATTTTTAGTTACAAATTTTACTTAcacttatattttcaatatttatgctcaaaaatttaaaataaattaataaatataatgtAAAATTATACAAAAAGTAGATATTTACATTTattgaaattaatattttacaaaaatataGTTGTAAATAagttaaaaaatataaaaaaacttgaaaatataTTGTATATTACTTgacatatttaaaatatattactATAAAAGTAAATAAAATCAAATTATAAGACTAAATTAACAAATATGacattttttaaaagaaaattaaatattataaaaatatatgtataaatataGTAAGGTATAAAACACTGTACCATACATTAGTGTTCTAAAAATTCCCCAATTGATTAATCCCAATTAATCTCTTACAAAATATTCGATTgatttgatttttgaaattcaattaatatttacGATTTTTTCTTTATCATAGTATATATagttatttattaaaattaaaatattagatttattaaaatataaatagttattggaattatgatataatatatatatatataaaaaaaatatatatatatatatatatatatatatattaagccATAATATAGGACTGTGGTGCCAAATAGAGACACAAAGGGGAGAAATTCGCTAAACAATCCACAAAAGAGATTAAATATAGTatgttttaaaaaattaaaattgtaTTTTTCCTTTCTGCTAAATAAATTAAAGAGTATGTTCGGGTTTGTAACTTCAATATTTGAAAAACGACAATTAAGTACTCATATattttttcttcaaaaaaaaaGTACTCATATATTTTTTCGTAACAATTCACCCTGACTTAAAAAACACTTTCACTTAGCAGTCCCCGTCAATTTTTGTCTACTACTGTTAAAAACTACAAGGACATTTTCGTAACTACGTAATATAATATTATTTccttttataataaaatattcttgcatgatttaatttattaaataacaTGATGATTTAATTGTAATTCGTTTAAATAATATTATGCAAACAAAATATGAGATTAGGTCTTGTATTTGAACAAAAAAAGTAATTAAATTCTCGTATTTAATTATTTGAAGTAGAGATGATAGCTGAGAATATTAATATTTCAGTAAAAAATATAGCGTAGGCAATTAAATCAAATTACATtatattttattgataaaagtcaaaaattatattatcaaattattataaaGTCCATGTACTCATATCTCATATTAAAAgttaattaaatgattttgacGGAATGGATGAAAAAGCTTACAAACTCGAACTGATTTTGATATTCAGGGGGCTAACTTTAACTAGTCCTTGAGTGTTTTTTTGCCAAAACATATGGATTACAAAGTACAATATACTTGTAATAACTGTTTATATATTTTAACACCAACATTACTTGTTTTATCGTCGAGATATAGCAATTTTTGTTGTGGCCTTTTGGCACTGGTGTTACGAATAAATGCAGTTACATGATGTAGCTGTTGTACTAACTATACAAGTTTGAAGTGTCAACTGCTGACCTGATTACAAACACACATCAAAGAAGGAGCTATCTACGTATAATTGATTATCCGGATACTGATACTTCAACCCTCAAGTTCCTAACTGTTTCGGAGCTTTAATTACCCCATACTTTGTCATTTACACGAACCTAACCTCTTTCATTATGACTGTCACGTGTCTCTATCTATAATCTCTGTCTAATATCCATACGTACAGTTATAATCTGGATTTAAGGCTGAATTATATCACTGTATGCAACAGTTAAACGGGTGTTTGTACAGCAGAGGTTGCCTCAGCTATTAAAATTCTTGTTGACAAGTTCAACTTAcaatacatatatacaattcaaacaattgagaTTTTCTTTCCACAAGCAAGTGGAACAAAATCATTAATAGACCACAGTGGTGGAGTTGCTTATAATTTGACTTCAAACTTGACATAAATCATTAGTGTCCCTCTAGGGCAGCCTCAAATTACCAACTAGCTGAAAAGGCTAATCGTCTCATATTTACCATGGCTGATGAATCTTCCACTTTCAGAACTGGCAGGAATGTTCCAACATCCTAGTATATAAAAATCAACAAGTAGGCAAGATTTAATACTTCAAGTTACTCAGCTTGAATAACTCTAGACTTACCATAGAACATTTCAGGAAATTAAATCAACTGACTTGTCCGTTCTAAAACGAAACGTTGTTTTACACATTACTATAGGTTATCGAATATATAATGTATAATGTTCCTATATGAAAGGAAAGTTGATAGCAAGTCGAATAAACACGACAATCAACATCCGCCTCGGTAAATTAGATAAAACTCAGTTGGGCTATTGAGAAACATCGTCTGCAGTATGTTAATAGGTAGATATTTTGATCCACCAATTCTAGAAGACAAAATCATCAAAAAGTGGATAATGTACACAATTAAAAATCAGAGGCGCTTTTCTTTGGCCATCGGAGCAAAGTACTGCTCTGATAACATCCACTGTTTTTTGTTTGTGTAAATAGCTACTGCTATGAACTGGGAGAAGCACAAGAGCATAATGATGGCTTCAAAGAGAAATGGATACTTCATGGGCGGACTCATGGTCAAGTAGATGACGTGAAGAAAAAAAGATACCATAGTAATAACAGCAACTAATAACGACATGGGCACAGAACTTCTTCCCCTTGTATCTTGTTTCCAACCAGGCACATTGTAAAGAAGGATAAATATACCATATAGGGCAACATATGGCATTACCAATTTATCACGACAAAGAAGGGGAAACATGGAGAGCATTGAGAACTGTATTAGCCACCGGAAAATAGATGGTTCTTCTAAAGCCAATAAACTTGCTGGCAGGAGAGGCAGTAGAATAGACTTCTCATGTACTGTTTTATTTCAAGAGAAAAAGTATAAATTTATTCACGGTTAATGTGATGTAAAATCACGAGTGAAAAGGTATTAAATTAAAGAGTAAGGCAAAACCTTAAATACCTTGGAATGAGAAGAAGTAGAAGGAGAATGCACTATTTAGCAGCGAATACAAAAAACCCTGCCTGCTTGGATATCGCATTTGCTGAACCATTGAAGGCAGACATGTTAAAAGGGTAGCAGAAAGACTAAGAAGCTTTAGTGACTGAGTGGTGAACAATCTCTTCCACTTTATTATAATTGAAGTTGTGCACCAAAAATTAGCCACATAATCTTCATAAATCCCCCTCTCAAACGGAGCTAGACGAGAGAGCACCTACAACAAGCTTCATCAATAACGAAACACTGGTATCCTCAACAAATAATAAACAATTACACTCACCATAAAAAGATTGATTGTAAAATCACTTATTTTAACATCACTTCTCATACATTACTCTTTCACAAAGATTATAATGAAACTTTAAATTAATATCTTTCACCTTAATTATCTTCCTCTACTCTCAGAGGGCCAGGTGAACCTGTTCAGTTCTATTCAAATTATTCAACATAAAAAGGAGTTGGAAATGGCTCCTGTCCACTAGCATAACAATGTTTGTTATAATTATTGTAATAACTATGCTTGTTACTAGGATGGGGTGTTACACTTTTGAATGGATGGTGTATATTATGCAAAAGTATCAATTGAAAATGTTTTAAGCCTTTCTGCTAGCTGAGCAATTGCTATTCGACTGACAGTCATCGTTTGGATCCCTTATACAATAGTGAATGTAATAACCACAAAGAAAAAAAACTGTCAGCATCTATATGGagcaaaaaatatatatttaataattttattcattCTTTTTCATTATTTAAGAACACACTTACTAGCGATTTATTGGCTCTTCGTGGAACTAatatttattgcatcattacgATCATGATCCTCACTAAACTGTAACACCCTAGTTTCTATCTTCATAATAAagtaatatatatgtatttacatcggataaattaataaaatatcatTTATAAGTAAAAGTACTATATTGTAACATCAGGAGCTTAATGCTGCATCTCTCAGACTACTTTATACAAAACTATTAAATAGAAATCACC from Apium graveolens cultivar Ventura chromosome 5, ASM990537v1, whole genome shotgun sequence includes the following:
- the LOC141723483 gene encoding 3-ketoacyl-CoA synthase 6 — protein: MPQILPNFTNSVRLKYVKLGYQYLINHILTLLLIPIIASISLEILRIGPNELVQMLQSIQLDTLQVLCSTFLIIFISTVYFMSKPRSIYLVDYACYKPPVTFRVPFATFMEHSRLILKDNPKSVDFQMRILERSGLGEETCLPPAIHYIPPKPTMEAARGEAELVIFSSIDSLFQKTGLKPKDIDILIVNCSLFSPTPSLSAMIVNKYKLRSNVRSFNLSGMGCSAGLISIDLARDLLQTHPNSNALVVSTEIITPNYYQGNERAMLLPNCLFRMGGAALLLSNKRRERTRAKYRLVRIVRTHKGGDDKAYRCVYEEEDAQGKCGINLSKDLMAIAAEALKSNITTIGPLVLPASEQLLFLFTLIGRKIFNPKWKPYIPDFKLAFEHFCIHAGGRAVIDELQKNLQLSAEHVEASRMTLHRFGNTSSSSLWYEMSYIEAKGRMKKGDRVWQIAFGSGFKCNSAVWKCNRTVKTPSDGPWMDCIDRYPVHIPEVVKL